Genomic DNA from Streptomyces sp. GS7:
CCGATCCCGCCCGCGGCCCCCGCCCCGGGCGCCAGCGCGTGCTCGGCGGCCCTGGCTCCGACGGTCCGCTCCAGCACCTCGGCGTAGTGCGCGAGGGCGGCGTCCAGCGTGGCGACATCCGCCTCGGCGGCACCCTTCTGGGGGCCGTAGACGGCGGGCGCGCCCTTCGGGCCGGTCAGCGGATTGTCGACATCACTGGCGAGCACGATCTCCGTGCGGGCCAGACGCGGGTCCAGCCCCGACAGATCCGCCGTGGCCAGCTCGCGCAGCGGCCCGCCACCGGGCGCCACCGGCTCCCCGTTCGCGTCCAGGAACCGCGCGCCCAGCGCCGCCAGCATGCCCGCGCCGCCGTCGGTGGTCGCGCTGCCGCCCACCCCGAAGACGATCGAGGTCGCCCCCGCGTCCAACGCCGCGAGCAGCAGCTCGCCGGTGCCGTACGTGGTGGCCGTGAGCGGCGCGAAAACGCCCTTCGGGAGGTGCTGGAGACCCGACGCCTCCGCCATCTCCACCACCGCCGTACCGTCGCCGCGCAGCGCGAAGGTGGCCGTCACCGGCTCGCCGGTGGGGCCGGTGACACGGGCCTCGTGCCGGGTGAAACCCGCCGCGATCGCCGCCGCCGTCGTCCCGTCTCCACCGTCCGCGACCGGCACGGCCGCCACGTCCAGTCCGGGGACCACGCGCCGCAGACCGGCCGTGACATGCTCGGCGACCTCGACGGCCGTGAGCGAGCCCTTGAACTTGTCCGCGGCGATCAGCACATGTGCTGTCTTTGTCCTTGCTGCGTCCGCCACCGTGTTTCCCCTTGCTTTCGAACTGGCAGTCGCGCCGCTGCGACCTTATCCGGCCAGGGGCCCGGCGAACAGAGCGGACGGTTCCGGAACGGCCGAAGGGGGCGAAAAGGGGGACGAAGGACGACGACCTGCAGCCCGGAACGCCCCGCGCGCACCCGGCACACCCAGCGCACCCCGAACGGGCCGCTCACTCCCACGTGGCGGTCTCCGGGTCGACTCCGTTCGCCTCGGCATTCGCGAAGATCACGTCATGCATCCAGACCGTGAGGCCCGGCGCGACCCCCTCGTAGAACCCGGCGAACCGGGGATCGCCGACGAACAGCCGCCCCATGCACGCCTGCATCGCATGCGTGCAGTCGAAATACGTCGACATCATCGCCCGGTGCCGCTCCGCGAGGGCGTTCGCCGCGTCGGAACCCGGTACGACCCCGGCCCGCAGCGCGGCGGCGAGATCGGCGTTCAGCGCATCGGTCGCCGCCGCCACGCCCTTCCAGTCCTCGGGTGTCATCCCCGCGGCCCGCTCGGCGTACTGCGCCCACTGCGCGGTGTCACCCCAGCGCTCCTCCGCCTCGTCGACCCAGGCGGGTTGCCAGTCGTCACCGAAGATCTCGACCTGCTCCTCCGGAGTCAGCCGCATCCCGGTACGCGACGCCTCCATCATCCGGTCGACGGCACCCAGCATCTGCTGCAGTCGGGAAATCCGCTCCACGAGCTGCGACCGCTGCCGTCGCAGGTGGTCGCGGGCGTCCACGGCCGGGTCATCGAGGAGCCGGCCGATCTCGGCGAGCGGAAAGCCCAACTCCCGGTAGACCAGGACCCGGTGGATGCGGGCCACGTCGTCGCCCGAGTACACGCGGTACCCGGCCCAGGTGCGCCCGCCCGGCCGCACCAGGCCGATCGCGTCCCAGTGGTGCAGCGTCTTCACGCTGACCCCGACGAGCGCAGCCGCCCGGCCGACGGTCAGCCCGTCGGAACCGATCGGCTCTGCGCCCGCCCCGGTGGTGGTCGGTTCCTGCTCGCGGGGATCACTGGTCATCCGCTCAGTGTCGCGCACCTCGCCCGGAGGTCGGGCCCGAGCGCGGCGGCCGGGGCCACCGGGCACCGGCACACAGCGGCCGACGAAAACCGACACGGCGCACCCGCCCCACCCCACGTGTCCTAGGCTCGCGGCGTGACGACCACTGACTACGCCACCTACATCGCCGGACTGCCCCGCGTACTCGCGGGCGCGGGGGTCATCTTCCGGGACGTGGCGGGCCGCATCCTCCTCGTCGAGCCGAACTACCGCGACACCTGGGTCCTGCCCGGCGGCACCGTCGAGTCGGACACCGGCGAGTCCCCGCGCCAGGCCGCCCGCCGGGAAACCCTTGAGGAGATCGGTCTGGACATCGCACCGGGCCCGCTGCTCGCCGTCGACTGGGTGCGCGGCTCGGCCCGGCCGCCGTTGGTGTCGTATCTGTTCGACGGCGGGGTGCTGGACGCCGAGCAGTTCGCGGCGATCCGGGTGCAGGAGGAGGAACTGCTGTCCTGGCGCCTGGTCCACTGGGACGAGGCCGAGACGATGCTGGGCGAGGGGCTGCGGCTGCGCGTCCGCGGCGCACTGGACGCGCTGGAGGGTGGACGCGGCCCGGTGGAACTGGAGGACGGCCTGCCTCCGGCCGGTCCGGCGGGCACCGGCGGTCCGCGGTGAACGTTCGTGACACCGCGGCGCCATGACACCTCGTAGAACCTGGGTAGGAGACCCCTGGGCCGACTCCCCCGCCCAACACCGAGACCCGTGGGGTGATTGCCTCCGCCCACCCGCGATCTAGCCTTTCCCCATGAACGAAAACGCCACCCGCATCGCGCAGGTGCCGGGAGTCGTCGGGGTCATGCTCGGCGGCAGCCGCGCACGAGGAACCAACCGTCCCGATTCCGACTGGGATCTGGGCGTCTACTACCGAGGCGAACTGGATCTGCCCGCTCTGGAGAAGCTGGCGGCCGAGGTGACCGGCGGCCCCGTCGAGATATTCGCACCGGGCGCCTGGGGCCCCTGGGTCAACGGCGGGGCATGGCTGGTCATGCCGGACGGCAGCCATGTGGACTGGATCTTCCGGGACATCGACCGGGTGCGGCGCGTGTGGGAGGACTGCCGCGCGGGCCGTTTCGAGACGGGAATACAGGCCGGACACCCCCTGGGATTCTGGTCCCCCGCCTATCCGGGCGAGGTGGCCCTGGGCCGCGTACTGGCCGACGACACCGGGGAGTTGGCCCGCCTCAAGGAGGAGACCCGGACCTATCCGGAGGCGCTCCGCAAGGCACTCACCGGCGCCGCCGTCTGGGACGCGGGATTCTCGGTGGCCATGGCCGCCAAGTCGTCCTCGACCGCGGACGTCCTGCATGCGTCCCTGTGCCTGTCGCGGGCCGTCGGCGCCCTCGTCCAGAGCCTGCACGCCCACCACGGCATCTGGTGCCTCAACGAGAAGGGCGCCCTGGCCGCCGCCGCGGCACTACCCGAGACTCCACCCGGCTTCGGCCCCCGAGCTACCGCCCTGCTCGGCGAACTGGGCTGCACGGAGGGCGAGTTGCGCCACTCCCTGTCCGTGGCGGAACAGCTGGTGGCCGAGGTACGGGAGGTGGTCGAAGCAGAGGGGTAGCGATCCGGGGGTGCTCGGCGGCCGCGCTGTACAAGCACTTCCGCCACAAGGAGGAGATCTGTGCGGGACCGTCCCCGCGTCAGGCGCCGCGTCGGGAGCCGTCGTTCATCCGCACTCCGCCGCCGGGAACAGTCCGTCGTCGGTGCGCTCGAAGGCGAGCAGGCGGCGCTTGCGGTCGAGGCCGCCGCCGTAGCCGGTGAGGCTGCCGTCGGCGCCGACGACGCGGTGGCAGGGGACGATGATGCCGACCGGGTTGCGTCCGTTGGCCAGGCCGACGGCGCGGGCCGCGGTGGGGACGCCGAGGCGTTCGGCGAGCCGGCCGTAGGTGAGCGTCTCGCCGTACGGGATGGTGCGCAGCGCTGCCCAGACGCGGCGCTGGAAGGGGGTGCCGCGTAGTGCCAGCGGCAGGTCGAAGGTGGTCAACTCGCCGCGGAAATAGGCGCGGAGCTGGGCGATGGTCGTGGCGAAGGGCGGGTCTGCGGGGTCGGCCGGGG
This window encodes:
- a CDS encoding glycerate kinase, with protein sequence MLIAADKFKGSLTAVEVAEHVTAGLRRVVPGLDVAAVPVADGGDGTTAAAIAAGFTRHEARVTGPTGEPVTATFALRGDGTAVVEMAEASGLQHLPKGVFAPLTATTYGTGELLLAALDAGATSIVFGVGGSATTDGGAGMLAALGARFLDANGEPVAPGGGPLRELATADLSGLDPRLARTEIVLASDVDNPLTGPKGAPAVYGPQKGAAEADVATLDAALAHYAEVLERTVGARAAEHALAPGAGAAGGIGYGALVGLDATFRPGIDVMLDVLGFAPALARATFVITGEGSLDEQTLHGKAPAGVAAAARAAGIDVVAVCGRLQLSREALAAAGIQRAYALTDLESDPARCMAEAGPLLERAAESLARDFLV
- a CDS encoding MerR family transcriptional regulator; this encodes MTSDPREQEPTTTGAGAEPIGSDGLTVGRAAALVGVSVKTLHHWDAIGLVRPGGRTWAGYRVYSGDDVARIHRVLVYRELGFPLAEIGRLLDDPAVDARDHLRRQRSQLVERISRLQQMLGAVDRMMEASRTGMRLTPEEQVEIFGDDWQPAWVDEAEERWGDTAQWAQYAERAAGMTPEDWKGVAAATDALNADLAAALRAGVVPGSDAANALAERHRAMMSTYFDCTHAMQACMGRLFVGDPRFAGFYEGVAPGLTVWMHDVIFANAEANGVDPETATWE
- a CDS encoding NUDIX domain-containing protein; amino-acid sequence: MTTTDYATYIAGLPRVLAGAGVIFRDVAGRILLVEPNYRDTWVLPGGTVESDTGESPRQAARRETLEEIGLDIAPGPLLAVDWVRGSARPPLVSYLFDGGVLDAEQFAAIRVQEEELLSWRLVHWDEAETMLGEGLRLRVRGALDALEGGRGPVELEDGLPPAGPAGTGGPR
- a CDS encoding nucleotidyltransferase domain-containing protein; translated protein: MNENATRIAQVPGVVGVMLGGSRARGTNRPDSDWDLGVYYRGELDLPALEKLAAEVTGGPVEIFAPGAWGPWVNGGAWLVMPDGSHVDWIFRDIDRVRRVWEDCRAGRFETGIQAGHPLGFWSPAYPGEVALGRVLADDTGELARLKEETRTYPEALRKALTGAAVWDAGFSVAMAAKSSSTADVLHASLCLSRAVGALVQSLHAHHGIWCLNEKGALAAAAALPETPPGFGPRATALLGELGCTEGELRHSLSVAEQLVAEVREVVEAEG
- a CDS encoding methylated-DNA--[protein]-cysteine S-methyltransferase, with amino-acid sequence MTPATPHPDRTTTDRPPTDGTTTGRITHTVLDDTPVGPLTLVADGDALTGLYMTDQRHRPPQETFGTPADPADPPFATTIAQLRAYFRGELTTFDLPLALRGTPFQRRVWAALRTIPYGETLTYGRLAERLGVPTAARAVGLANGRNPVGIIVPCHRVVGADGSLTGYGGGLDRKRRLLAFERTDDGLFPAAECG